In Pseudonocardia sp. C8, one genomic interval encodes:
- a CDS encoding crotonase/enoyl-CoA hydratase family protein — translation MSGIDGADRVRVTVTGGIADVRLSRPDKRNALDPAMFEALVTTGERLRTEPRVRVVVLSGEGPDFCAGLDFGAFRAMAEGERLSARVQLPPSDGPARATGQRAAHVWAELPVPVIAAVQGNALGGGLQIALGADIRIVAPDARLSVREIVWGLVPDMTGSQLLPELVGRDVAKELTLTGRTVGGTEAVTIGLATRADADPLGAALALAREIAGRSPHAVRAAKRLLDLAGRVDLATGFAAEQAEIGALIGSPNQVEAVTAGFEKRAPVFDESS, via the coding sequence ATGAGCGGGATCGACGGCGCCGACCGGGTCCGTGTCACCGTCACCGGCGGGATCGCCGACGTCCGGCTGTCCCGCCCGGACAAGCGCAACGCGCTGGACCCGGCCATGTTCGAGGCCCTGGTCACCACCGGCGAACGGCTGCGCACCGAGCCGAGGGTGCGCGTGGTCGTGCTCTCCGGGGAGGGCCCGGACTTCTGCGCGGGGCTCGACTTCGGCGCGTTCCGGGCCATGGCCGAGGGGGAACGGCTGTCGGCGCGCGTGCAGCTGCCGCCCTCGGACGGCCCGGCCCGGGCCACCGGGCAGCGGGCGGCCCACGTGTGGGCGGAGCTGCCGGTGCCGGTGATCGCCGCGGTGCAGGGCAACGCGCTCGGGGGCGGGCTGCAGATCGCGCTGGGTGCCGACATCCGCATCGTCGCCCCGGACGCCCGGCTGTCGGTGCGGGAGATCGTGTGGGGGCTCGTCCCGGACATGACCGGCAGCCAGCTGCTGCCGGAGCTCGTCGGCCGCGACGTCGCCAAGGAGCTCACGCTCACCGGTCGCACGGTCGGCGGCACCGAGGCGGTGACGATCGGGCTCGCCACCCGGGCCGACGCCGACCCGCTCGGTGCCGCGCTGGCGCTGGCCCGCGAGATCGCCGGCCGCAGCCCGCACGCGGTGCGTGCCGCGAAGCGGCTGCTGGACCTCGCCGGACGGGTCGACCTCGCGACCGGGTTCGCCGCCGAGCAGGCCGAGATCGGGGCGCTGATCGGGAGCCCGAACCAGGTGGAGGCCGTCACGGCCGGCTTCGAGAAGCGCGCCCCGGTCTTCGACGAATCCTCCTGA
- the glgB gene encoding 1,4-alpha-glucan branching protein GlgB: MRATRDDETAAHAPDQATIDRLLGGAHHDPHSVLGAHPHADGTAIRVLQPHATSVAVLPNGERELAHELTKVHDAGLFSGVVPGSGGDYRLLVRHGDDEEVTDDPYRWLPTLGEMDLHLIGEGRHERLWGVLGAHVREYDTASGPVSGTSFAVWAPNARGVRVTGDFDGWAGWTLPMRSLGSSGVWEVFLPGVGVGARYKFRILGQDGNWRDKADPMAFATEIPPQTASVVTRDVHEWGDAEWMAARAGRRPHEEPMSIYEMHLGSWVPGLDYREMADRLVAYLDGTGFTHVELLPVAEHPFGGSWGYQVTSYYAPTARFGTPDDFRYFVDRLHRAGYGVIVDWVPAHFPRDEWALARFDGTACYEHADPRRGEQPDWGTLVFDFGRNEVRNFLVANALYWLESFHIDGLRVDAVASMLYLDYSRADGQWLPNVHGGRENLDAVAFLQEMNATVYREHPGVVTIAEESTAWPGVTRPTYMGGLGFGFKWNMGWMHDTLDYTGRDPVHRSYHHNQMTFSLMYAFSENYVLPISHDEVVHGKGSLWTRMPGDDWNKAAGVRALLAYMWAHPGKQLLFMGSEFGQPREWSEQRSLDWHLQEDQLHGGITTLVGDLNRVYREHPALWSRDTTPDGFAWIDANDATGNVFSFLRHGVDAEGHATVLACIANFSGAPREDYRVGLPFPGNWTELVNTDATGYGGSGVGNLGRVTAEPAMWHGQPASAVLRLPPSGVLWLVPEETGGPVTSAPATATGTVPPPLPADELPDEPEDTDLEAPPTPDDGYRAAAPARESASAAAGDSAAEPASDGEPATERVSTSVAPAPGTVGARAVRNGSFVTGTSGTGGSDTGTASRD; this comes from the coding sequence CTGCGAGCGACCCGCGACGACGAGACCGCTGCTCACGCGCCGGATCAGGCGACGATCGACCGGCTCCTGGGCGGCGCCCACCACGACCCGCACTCGGTGCTCGGCGCGCACCCGCACGCCGACGGCACCGCCATCCGCGTCCTGCAGCCGCACGCGACCTCGGTGGCCGTGCTGCCCAACGGGGAACGGGAGCTCGCCCACGAGCTGACGAAGGTGCACGACGCCGGGCTGTTCTCCGGTGTCGTGCCCGGTTCCGGTGGCGACTACCGCCTGCTGGTGCGGCACGGTGACGACGAGGAGGTCACCGACGACCCGTACCGCTGGCTGCCGACCCTCGGCGAGATGGACCTGCACCTCATCGGCGAGGGCCGGCACGAACGGCTGTGGGGCGTGCTCGGCGCGCACGTCCGGGAGTACGACACCGCCTCCGGCCCGGTCTCGGGGACCAGCTTCGCCGTCTGGGCGCCGAACGCCCGGGGGGTGCGCGTCACCGGGGACTTCGACGGCTGGGCCGGCTGGACGCTGCCGATGCGCTCGCTGGGCAGCTCCGGCGTCTGGGAGGTGTTCCTGCCCGGCGTCGGCGTCGGCGCCCGCTACAAGTTCCGGATCCTCGGCCAGGACGGCAACTGGCGGGACAAGGCCGACCCGATGGCGTTCGCGACCGAGATCCCGCCGCAGACGGCGTCGGTCGTCACCCGGGACGTCCACGAGTGGGGCGACGCGGAGTGGATGGCGGCGCGCGCCGGCCGGCGACCCCACGAGGAACCCATGAGCATCTACGAGATGCACCTCGGGTCCTGGGTGCCGGGGCTGGACTACCGGGAGATGGCCGACCGGCTCGTCGCCTACCTCGACGGCACCGGGTTCACCCACGTCGAGCTGCTCCCGGTCGCCGAGCACCCGTTCGGCGGGTCCTGGGGCTACCAGGTCACCTCCTACTACGCGCCGACCGCGCGGTTCGGCACCCCGGACGACTTCCGGTACTTCGTCGACCGGCTGCACCGCGCAGGCTACGGCGTGATCGTCGACTGGGTGCCGGCCCACTTCCCCCGTGACGAGTGGGCGCTGGCCCGCTTCGACGGCACCGCCTGCTACGAGCACGCCGACCCGCGCCGCGGCGAGCAGCCGGACTGGGGCACGCTCGTCTTCGACTTCGGCCGCAACGAGGTGCGCAACTTCCTGGTCGCCAACGCGCTGTACTGGCTGGAGTCGTTCCACATCGACGGGCTGCGGGTTGACGCCGTCGCCTCGATGCTCTACCTCGACTACTCCCGGGCCGACGGCCAGTGGCTGCCCAACGTGCACGGCGGCCGGGAGAACCTCGACGCCGTCGCGTTCCTGCAGGAGATGAACGCGACCGTCTACCGGGAGCACCCGGGCGTCGTCACGATCGCCGAGGAGTCCACCGCCTGGCCCGGTGTCACCCGCCCCACCTACATGGGGGGCCTCGGGTTCGGGTTCAAGTGGAACATGGGCTGGATGCACGACACGCTCGACTACACCGGGCGCGACCCCGTGCACCGCAGCTACCACCACAACCAGATGACGTTCTCGCTGATGTACGCGTTCAGCGAGAACTACGTGCTGCCGATCAGCCACGACGAGGTCGTGCACGGCAAGGGCTCGCTGTGGACCCGCATGCCCGGCGACGACTGGAACAAGGCCGCAGGGGTGCGCGCCCTGCTGGCCTACATGTGGGCCCACCCGGGCAAGCAGCTGCTGTTCATGGGCAGCGAGTTCGGGCAGCCCCGGGAGTGGTCCGAGCAGCGGTCGCTGGACTGGCACCTGCAGGAGGACCAGCTGCACGGCGGGATCACCACCCTCGTCGGCGACCTCAACCGGGTCTACCGCGAGCACCCGGCGCTCTGGTCGCGCGACACCACCCCGGACGGCTTCGCCTGGATCGACGCCAACGACGCCACCGGGAACGTCTTCTCGTTCCTGCGGCACGGGGTCGACGCCGAGGGCCACGCGACCGTGCTGGCCTGCATCGCGAACTTCTCCGGGGCGCCGCGCGAGGACTACCGGGTCGGCCTGCCGTTCCCCGGGAACTGGACCGAGCTCGTCAACACCGACGCCACCGGCTACGGCGGCTCGGGCGTCGGGAACCTCGGCCGGGTGACGGCCGAGCCGGCGATGTGGCACGGCCAGCCCGCGTCGGCGGTGCTGCGGCTGCCCCCGTCGGGCGTGCTGTGGCTGGTGCCGGAGGAGACGGGCGGGCCGGTGACGTCCGCGCCGGCCACCGCGACCGGGACCGTGCCGCCGCCGCTGCCCGCCGACGAGCTGCCCGACGAGCCCGAGGACACCGACCTCGAGGCCCCGCCGACCCCGGACGACGGCTACCGGGCGGCGGCGCCGGCTCGGGAGTCGGCATCGGCCGCTGCCGGGGACTCCGCGGCGGAGCCGGCGTCGGACGGCGAGCCGGCGACGGAGCGGGTGTCGACCAGCGTCGCGCCCGCCCCCGGCACGGTGGGCGCGCGGGCCGTCCGCAACGGCTCGTTCGTCACCGGCACCTCCGGCACGGGTGGCTCCGACACGGGCACCGCGTCACGCGACTAG
- a CDS encoding MFS transporter — protein MTDGSRSRVTAGGQDRTVRRGWIAPLCWAAVALEGFDLVVLGVVLPALLDEPAWGLDPATASLISTAGLVGVMVGALSAGPLADRVGRRTAMLITVVSFSVLSLACAFAAGPWTFGVLRFLAGLGLGGVLPVAIALVNEHGRPGRGGSATTILMTGYHVGAVATSLLGIGVIPAFGWQWMFVLGALPAVVLVPLLARFLPDEAPAAAPAAGRAAPRNPVAQLVKDGYLPSSIAFWVASFMGLLLVYGLNTWLPQIMRTAGYGLGAALSQLLVLNVGAVLGLLVAGPVADRVGLRPATVAWFCAATVFLALLAVRMPGVGVYVGVLLAGVFVFSSQVLVYAYISRHYPAHARASAIGAASGIGRLGAISGPVLGGLLLQAGIAYPWGFFAFAAVAALGAAAVLGVRRADAGATQPG, from the coding sequence GTGACCGACGGATCCCGGAGCAGGGTGACGGCCGGAGGACAGGACAGGACGGTGCGCCGCGGCTGGATCGCGCCGCTGTGCTGGGCGGCCGTGGCGCTGGAGGGCTTCGACCTGGTCGTGCTCGGTGTCGTGCTGCCCGCGCTGCTCGACGAACCGGCGTGGGGCCTGGACCCGGCCACCGCCTCGCTGATCTCGACCGCGGGCCTCGTCGGGGTGATGGTCGGCGCGCTGTCCGCGGGGCCGCTGGCCGACCGCGTCGGCCGTCGCACGGCCATGCTGATCACCGTGGTGTCGTTCTCGGTCCTCAGCCTCGCGTGCGCGTTCGCGGCCGGTCCGTGGACGTTCGGCGTGCTGCGCTTCCTGGCCGGTCTCGGCCTCGGCGGTGTGCTCCCGGTCGCCATCGCCCTGGTCAACGAGCACGGCCGGCCCGGCCGGGGCGGCAGCGCGACGACGATCCTCATGACCGGCTACCACGTCGGAGCGGTGGCCACGTCGCTGCTGGGCATCGGCGTGATCCCCGCGTTCGGCTGGCAGTGGATGTTCGTGCTCGGCGCGCTGCCGGCGGTGGTCCTGGTGCCGCTGCTGGCCCGCTTCCTGCCCGACGAGGCCCCCGCCGCGGCGCCGGCCGCCGGACGCGCGGCGCCCCGCAACCCGGTCGCGCAGCTGGTCAAGGACGGCTACCTGCCGTCGTCGATCGCGTTCTGGGTCGCGTCGTTCATGGGCCTGCTGCTGGTCTACGGCCTCAACACGTGGCTGCCGCAGATCATGCGGACCGCGGGGTACGGCCTCGGCGCGGCGCTGTCGCAGCTGCTCGTGCTCAACGTCGGCGCGGTGCTCGGCCTGCTCGTCGCCGGTCCGGTCGCGGACCGGGTCGGGCTGCGCCCGGCGACCGTCGCCTGGTTCTGCGCCGCGACGGTGTTCCTGGCCCTGCTGGCCGTCCGGATGCCCGGGGTCGGCGTCTACGTCGGCGTGCTGCTGGCCGGGGTGTTCGTGTTCAGCTCGCAGGTTCTCGTGTACGCCTACATCAGCCGCCACTACCCGGCGCACGCGCGGGCGTCCGCGATCGGCGCCGCCAGCGGGATCGGCCGGCTGGGCGCGATCTCCGGGCCGGTGCTCGGCGGGCTCCTGCTGCAGGCCGGGATCGCCTACCCGTGGGGCTTCTTCGCCTTCGCCGCCGTCGCGGCGCTTGGGGCGGCCGCCGTGCTGGGCGTCCGCCGCGCGGACGCGGGGGCGACGCAGCCCGGGTGA
- a CDS encoding glycosyltransferase family 87 protein, with protein MTDALRPAAGDPATEPAPGPGEPAPPASHPTGAAWPHRLVRAGAPVVAGAALLTAVLLFAFGQPPLLRWIPATDLATMHVDFDTFWQSAHALVEQGPGSAAIYDTGARLNNLNPPLLSVLLAPFGLLEPVTAYRLFTALSVALVVGAVGVACRETGIGLTWTWLVLGGVLASSPLHGTLLLGQIYPLLLAGLVAGWLAERRGHPRLAATCYGVTVALKPSLGPLLLLPAAQRRWRPFLAGIAAAATATLAGVAVAGPATAWQWIAMVLTEPVGPTPDNASLPGLALRWGLPTVVGTVAGGLLLAGTLCHYARRSARDGRSAAAGTDPAGTAPFAVVATGLLAAPIAWHNYLLLLVPGLVVLVASAPRGATRRRVVAAILALAVVPVGWVDLWPDGHLLAPLARALYTAVLLATWWSLLRPSTGRPSALRKRRPGSLAELAHSPAPIERGGPR; from the coding sequence GTGACCGACGCGCTCCGGCCGGCGGCCGGAGACCCCGCGACGGAACCTGCGCCCGGCCCCGGCGAGCCGGCCCCGCCGGCGTCGCACCCCACCGGAGCCGCGTGGCCGCATCGACTGGTCCGGGCCGGGGCCCCGGTCGTCGCCGGGGCCGCCCTGCTCACCGCGGTCCTGCTGTTCGCCTTCGGTCAGCCCCCGCTGCTGCGCTGGATCCCGGCGACGGATCTCGCGACGATGCACGTCGACTTCGACACCTTCTGGCAGTCGGCCCACGCCCTCGTGGAGCAGGGGCCCGGCAGTGCGGCGATCTACGACACCGGCGCCCGCCTGAACAACCTGAACCCGCCGCTGCTGTCGGTGCTGCTGGCCCCGTTCGGCCTGCTGGAACCGGTCACCGCGTACCGGCTGTTCACCGCGCTCTCGGTCGCCCTCGTCGTGGGCGCGGTCGGCGTGGCCTGCCGGGAGACCGGGATCGGCCTGACCTGGACGTGGCTGGTGCTCGGCGGCGTGCTCGCGTCCTCGCCGCTGCACGGGACCCTGCTGCTCGGCCAGATCTACCCGCTGCTGCTGGCCGGGCTGGTCGCGGGCTGGCTCGCGGAGCGCCGCGGGCACCCCCGGCTGGCCGCCACGTGCTACGGCGTCACCGTCGCGCTCAAGCCGTCCCTGGGACCGCTGCTGCTCCTGCCGGCCGCGCAGCGCCGGTGGCGGCCGTTCCTCGCCGGCATCGCGGCCGCGGCGACGGCGACGCTGGCCGGTGTGGCCGTCGCGGGCCCGGCGACGGCGTGGCAGTGGATCGCGATGGTGCTCACCGAGCCGGTCGGCCCGACGCCCGACAACGCGTCGCTGCCCGGGCTCGCGCTGCGCTGGGGGCTGCCCACGGTCGTCGGCACCGTCGCCGGCGGGCTGCTGCTGGCCGGCACCCTCTGCCACTACGCCCGCCGGAGCGCCCGCGACGGGCGGTCGGCCGCGGCCGGCACCGACCCGGCGGGGACGGCACCGTTCGCCGTCGTCGCGACCGGGCTGCTCGCCGCGCCGATCGCCTGGCACAACTACCTGCTGCTGCTCGTACCGGGGCTGGTGGTCCTGGTCGCGAGCGCGCCGCGGGGCGCGACCCGGCGCCGGGTGGTGGCGGCGATCCTGGCGCTGGCCGTCGTGCCGGTCGGCTGGGTGGACCTGTGGCCGGACGGTCACCTGCTCGCCCCGCTCGCCCGGGCCCTCTACACCGCGGTCCTGCTCGCGACGTGGTGGTCGCTGCTCCGCCCGTCGACCGGCCGGCCTTCCGCTCTGCGGAAGCGTCGCCCCGGCTCGCTCGCTGAGCTCGCACACTCCCCGGCACCGATCGAGCGAGGAGGCCCGCGGTGA
- a CDS encoding tetratricopeptide repeat protein produces the protein MSSAMAGAVDLSGLKARAEAANKQTSSGGAPAAGGGGGGAYVVDATEAGFQNEVVEPSLQVPVVVELWASRYPREEQLSAELERLASTGGGAWLLARVDIDTQPRIAQAFRVQQVPMVVVLVGGQPVDAVNGAIPDDRAAEWVRSLLDALRDRMPAIAEGERRAADEAGAEPAEEPEDPRFTAAEEALEQGDYAAAESAYLGILDTEPANEQAKAALAQVRFLARAEQADPSAIERADANPDDVDAQLAAADAEMAADQVEAAFTRLVNTVARTGGDDRDRVRGHLVGLFELFPADDQRVSTARRALARALF, from the coding sequence ATGTCCTCGGCCATGGCCGGAGCGGTCGATCTCTCCGGTCTGAAGGCGCGGGCCGAGGCGGCCAACAAGCAGACCTCGTCCGGCGGTGCCCCGGCCGCAGGTGGGGGCGGCGGCGGTGCGTACGTCGTCGACGCCACCGAGGCGGGCTTCCAGAACGAGGTCGTCGAGCCCTCGCTGCAGGTCCCGGTGGTCGTGGAGCTCTGGGCCAGCCGCTACCCGCGCGAGGAGCAGCTCTCCGCGGAGCTGGAGCGGCTGGCCTCGACCGGCGGGGGCGCGTGGCTGCTGGCCCGGGTGGACATCGACACCCAGCCGCGGATCGCGCAGGCCTTCCGGGTGCAGCAGGTCCCGATGGTCGTCGTGCTCGTCGGTGGCCAGCCGGTCGACGCCGTCAACGGGGCCATCCCCGACGACCGGGCCGCCGAGTGGGTCCGGTCGCTGCTCGACGCGCTCCGCGACCGGATGCCGGCGATCGCCGAGGGGGAGCGCCGGGCGGCGGACGAGGCCGGTGCCGAACCCGCCGAGGAGCCGGAGGACCCGCGGTTCACGGCGGCCGAGGAGGCCCTCGAACAGGGCGACTACGCGGCCGCGGAGTCCGCCTACCTGGGCATCCTGGACACGGAGCCGGCGAACGAGCAGGCCAAGGCCGCGCTCGCGCAGGTGCGGTTCCTGGCCCGTGCCGAGCAGGCCGACCCGTCCGCGATCGAGCGCGCCGACGCGAACCCGGACGACGTCGACGCCCAGCTCGCGGCGGCCGACGCCGAGATGGCCGCCGACCAGGTCGAGGCCGCGTTCACCCGGCTGGTGAACACGGTGGCCCGCACGGGCGGGGACGACCGGGACCGCGTCCGCGGGCACCTGGTCGGCCTGTTCGAGCTGTTCCCCGCGGACGACCAGCGGGTCAGCACGGCGCGCCGGGCGCTCGCCCGGGCGCTGTTCTGA
- a CDS encoding alpha/beta hydrolase — protein sequence MTAQVVLVHGAWHRGSSWAPVVAQLERTGMPASAPDLPADTPGTGHEDLMAPVLAAAGADGPVVLAGHSLGGLVAAAVAGRLDPARVRALVLVGALVPEPGRAYRDRMRAEPELMVPGYDAGVRRGEGRITYWPDAETAATGLYRGVAEEPAGGGRAAVAAAVADLRPQDWTLLAEPCPLTTWPTVRTVSVICTGDRVVDPDGSRREAARIGAEVVELGGGHFPMCTRPGELAGLLAGVAAAPG from the coding sequence GTGACGGCGCAGGTCGTCCTGGTCCACGGCGCCTGGCACCGTGGCTCCTCCTGGGCGCCCGTCGTGGCCCAGCTGGAGCGGACCGGGATGCCGGCGTCCGCGCCCGACCTGCCGGCGGACACCCCCGGCACGGGCCACGAGGACCTGATGGCACCGGTGCTCGCGGCGGCCGGCGCGGACGGTCCCGTGGTGCTGGCCGGCCACTCCCTGGGCGGGCTGGTCGCGGCCGCGGTCGCCGGCCGGCTCGACCCCGCCCGGGTACGGGCGCTGGTGCTGGTGGGCGCGCTCGTCCCCGAGCCCGGCCGGGCCTACCGGGACCGGATGCGGGCCGAGCCGGAGCTGATGGTTCCCGGGTACGACGCCGGGGTGCGCCGGGGCGAGGGGCGGATCACCTACTGGCCGGACGCGGAGACCGCCGCCACCGGGCTGTACCGGGGTGTCGCCGAGGAGCCGGCCGGGGGCGGGCGGGCCGCCGTCGCGGCGGCGGTCGCGGACCTGCGCCCGCAGGACTGGACCCTGCTCGCGGAGCCGTGCCCGCTCACCACCTGGCCGACCGTCCGGACCGTGTCGGTGATCTGCACCGGCGACCGTGTGGTCGACCCGGACGGCAGCCGCCGGGAGGCCGCTCGGATCGGGGCGGAGGTCGTCGAGCTCGGGGGCGGGCACTTCCCCATGTGCACGCGCCCGGGTGAACTGGCCGGGCTGCTGGCCGGCGTCGCTGCGGCCCCCGGCTGA
- a CDS encoding thiamine-binding protein, translating into MLFAFSIAPSGSASGDGSVGAAVAEAVRVVRESGLPNETTSMFTTIESETWDEGMAVVKAAVEAVAAVAPRVSLVLKADIRPGHHGQLRAKVDRVEEHLRESGA; encoded by the coding sequence ATGCTCTTCGCGTTCAGCATCGCGCCCTCCGGCTCGGCCTCCGGTGACGGCAGCGTCGGCGCCGCCGTCGCCGAGGCGGTCCGGGTGGTCCGCGAGTCGGGTCTCCCGAACGAGACCACGTCGATGTTCACCACGATCGAGTCCGAGACCTGGGACGAGGGGATGGCGGTCGTCAAGGCTGCCGTCGAGGCGGTCGCCGCCGTCGCCCCGCGGGTCAGCCTGGTGCTCAAGGCCGACATCCGGCCGGGCCACCACGGGCAGCTGCGAGCCAAGGTCGACCGGGTCGAGGAACACCTGCGGGAGTCGGGCGCGTGA
- a CDS encoding MarR family winged helix-turn-helix transcriptional regulator translates to MAAHGSLPFDPIQRAADLWEERIGPSRTMAAVTSVMRVQQILLSEVDGALKPLGLTFARYEALVLLDFARRGSLPMRVMGERLQLHPTSVTNIVDRLQGDGLVRRLPHPTDRRATLVELTPEGRDRLAKATAAVTAIGFGLTGLDDAEQDQLTALLRTVRRSAGDFDQ, encoded by the coding sequence ATGGCAGCACACGGGTCGCTCCCCTTCGACCCGATCCAGCGCGCGGCCGATCTGTGGGAGGAGCGGATCGGCCCGTCGCGCACGATGGCCGCCGTCACCAGCGTCATGCGGGTCCAGCAGATCCTGCTGTCCGAGGTGGACGGTGCGCTCAAGCCGCTCGGCCTGACCTTCGCCCGCTACGAGGCACTGGTGCTGCTCGACTTCGCGCGCCGCGGCAGCCTGCCGATGCGGGTGATGGGTGAGCGGCTGCAGCTGCACCCGACGAGCGTCACCAACATCGTCGACCGGCTGCAGGGCGACGGTCTCGTCCGCCGGCTCCCGCACCCGACCGACCGCCGCGCGACGCTGGTCGAGCTGACCCCGGAGGGCCGTGACCGGCTGGCGAAGGCGACCGCGGCCGTCACCGCGATCGGATTCGGCCTCACCGGCCTGGACGACGCGGAGCAGGACCAGCTGACGGCGCTGCTGCGGACCGTGCGGCGCTCGGCCGGCGACTTCGACCAGTAA
- a CDS encoding helix-turn-helix transcriptional regulator, with protein MTPGARSALRAARQERGWSQTDAARRLAELAARRGGSTARPGSLKTQLSRWENGHATPAPEHRALLVELYGGTPAELGLEPAAPETAHGADDRLRAALARAAALDDAGLALLADQLRGTAALDHRLGTAAAHGTLTSQVEQLRELLTHCVDPGTAERLAELLAGAALLAGDQERDRGAPDLAWHAYVLAGEAAGRAARSDLAALAHGRRERLRRELDRPAVDRAVPPPGRIDVHAPPVPIWAELGHDDGGESSIRDRTEAALREATEAARAGRAEDAGAAAARARRLALRSGSARTLTLLRQAQRPS; from the coding sequence GTGACACCCGGAGCCCGCTCCGCGCTGCGCGCCGCCCGGCAGGAGCGTGGCTGGTCCCAGACCGACGCCGCGCGGCGGCTGGCGGAGCTCGCCGCCCGGCGCGGCGGGAGCACCGCGCGGCCCGGCAGCCTCAAGACCCAGCTCTCCCGCTGGGAGAACGGGCACGCGACCCCGGCCCCGGAGCACCGGGCGCTGCTGGTCGAGCTGTACGGGGGCACCCCGGCCGAGCTCGGTCTCGAACCGGCGGCCCCGGAGACCGCCCACGGGGCCGACGACCGGCTCCGGGCCGCACTCGCCCGGGCCGCTGCACTCGACGACGCCGGCCTGGCGCTGCTCGCCGACCAGCTCCGCGGCACGGCGGCGCTGGACCACCGGCTCGGCACGGCTGCCGCGCACGGCACGCTGACCAGCCAGGTCGAGCAGCTCCGCGAGCTGCTCACGCACTGCGTCGATCCCGGCACCGCCGAGCGCCTGGCCGAACTCCTGGCCGGGGCGGCGCTCCTGGCCGGCGACCAGGAGCGCGACCGGGGCGCGCCGGACCTGGCCTGGCACGCCTACGTGCTGGCCGGCGAGGCGGCCGGGCGGGCCGCCCGCAGCGATCTGGCCGCACTCGCGCACGGCCGCCGCGAGCGGCTCCGGCGAGAGCTGGACCGACCGGCCGTCGACCGCGCCGTCCCGCCGCCCGGCCGGATCGACGTGCACGCACCCCCGGTGCCCATCTGGGCCGAGCTCGGGCACGACGACGGCGGCGAGAGCTCGATCCGGGACCGGACGGAGGCCGCGCTGCGCGAGGCGACCGAGGCGGCCCGGGCCGGGCGCGCCGAGGACGCGGGGGCTGCGGCGGCCCGTGCCCGGCGGCTCGCCCTGCGCTCCGGGTCGGCGCGCACGCTCACGCTGCTCCGGCAGGCGCAGCGACCCTCCTGA
- the meaB gene encoding methylmalonyl Co-A mutase-associated GTPase MeaB, translating into MGGPPDPGELVERARAGEQLAVARLISMVENAGPRLREVSAALTPHTGRAHVVGLTGSPGVGKSTSTSALVTELRARGRTVGVLAVDPSSPFSGGALLGDRVRMGEHADDPGVFIRSMATRGHLGGLSWATPQALRVLDAAGCDVVLVETVGVGQSEVEIVGLADTTVVLLAPGMGDGIQAAKAGILEIGDVFVVNKADRDGTRRTVRELRNMLHLREDAGAEAWAPPVLSTVASRAEGIDALADALDEHLTWAEKSGERERRRRERIRREIEAIGMEQVRARMEQVRGGAALDALTGRVLAGELDPWAAADELLESSG; encoded by the coding sequence GTGGGCGGACCCCCGGACCCCGGCGAGCTGGTCGAGCGGGCACGCGCCGGCGAGCAGCTCGCCGTCGCCCGGCTGATCTCGATGGTGGAGAACGCCGGCCCGCGGCTGCGGGAGGTGTCCGCCGCGCTGACCCCGCACACCGGGCGCGCGCACGTGGTCGGGCTGACCGGCTCGCCCGGCGTCGGGAAGTCCACCTCGACCTCGGCGCTGGTCACCGAGCTCCGCGCCCGCGGCCGGACGGTCGGCGTGCTGGCCGTGGACCCGTCGTCGCCGTTCAGCGGGGGCGCGCTGCTCGGCGACCGGGTGCGGATGGGGGAGCACGCCGACGACCCCGGCGTCTTCATCCGCTCCATGGCCACCCGCGGCCACCTCGGTGGGCTGTCCTGGGCGACCCCGCAGGCGCTGCGCGTGCTCGACGCGGCCGGCTGCGACGTCGTGCTGGTCGAGACCGTCGGCGTCGGCCAGTCCGAGGTCGAGATCGTCGGGCTGGCCGACACCACCGTCGTGCTGCTCGCACCCGGCATGGGCGACGGCATCCAGGCGGCGAAGGCCGGGATCCTGGAGATCGGTGACGTCTTCGTGGTCAACAAGGCCGACCGGGACGGCACCCGCCGCACCGTCCGCGAGCTGCGGAACATGCTGCACCTGCGCGAGGACGCCGGGGCGGAGGCCTGGGCGCCGCCGGTCCTGTCGACCGTGGCCTCCCGGGCCGAGGGGATCGACGCGCTCGCCGACGCCCTCGACGAGCACCTGACCTGGGCCGAGAAGTCCGGTGAGCGCGAGCGGCGCCGGCGCGAGCGGATCCGCCGCGAGATCGAGGCGATCGGGATGGAGCAGGTGCGGGCCCGGATGGAGCAGGTGCGCGGCGGGGCGGCGCTCGACGCGCTGACCGGCCGGGTGCTGGCCGGGGAGCTGGACCCGTGGGCTGCCGCCGACGAGCTGCTCGAGAGTTCCGGCTGA